The following is a genomic window from Amaranthus tricolor cultivar Red isolate AtriRed21 chromosome 10, ASM2621246v1, whole genome shotgun sequence.
aagaagagaaagagaaaggaagAAAGCATACCTTGTTCTTGACTTATAAGCTTTATTGTGAAATTAAGTTAGACCACATTTTTTTTACTAGTAAAAAAAAGCAATTGTTATGTAGAATATTTTTGGAGTCATGCTATTATACGTCATTCAGCTATAGATTTTTCTGGAAAAAAATTAGAAGATTTGTCAAAGTCAGGTGTTGGAGTGTTTACAAAGTCCAATCATCACATCTTACAATATTTTAGTTAACCGTGAACATGCTGATACAAATCATCACATTTAGTTGTTATATTTGCATGGAGGAAACGCAACTTGTATGGATATCTTAATCAAGCTGTAATGAGAATTGTTGCACGTCACTCAATCTTATTATGAATGTTTTTGACAAGTTTTGCACTGAGCCTCTAAACTAAAATTGAAAACCGGAACTCTAGAAGTTTTGTTACATTTATTTGCCATTTTTTGCTCTATAAAATGCAATTGATATCAAAGAAAACATACATACACAATCAGATTTTAATAATTCTTCAAGCTTTTGCTCAATCAAGttgttttcaaattcattttttCCTACAGATCTTCATGACAAGTTAGGAGGTAGTGCCTATTGATTTCATAAATAGAACCAGAAGAAAGTAGGTGAAATCGTCGCGTGAAATTGAAAACTCAAAACAGTTTTTAAGCAATGCTTTACAATGCCCTAAGTCTTTGCTCCTTTCATGGTTTCCATCATCACTTTTTGATGTAAAGCCTGGAAGTAATGTCAATGCTTACTGGTTCAAAtgttcaatcatcaatgacATGTTTCCAAATGTTTCTTGGCAATTTAACAGAATTTTATTCTTGTTTTCCCTCTGAAATCTCATGTTTTAGCAACCTAAAAAGGTTGTATGACATCTTATAAGAGCTAACTTGAGATATGATATGATGCTACAGGTGTCAAAAGAATGACTGGAGGCAATTGGTTATCTGTAAGCCGAGGTATAGCAGAAGATTCTTCTGATCTGGTCTCTGGCTTTGCTACTATTGGTGATGGATTAAGCGAATCTATTGATTATCCTAATGACTACTGGGACTCTgatgagtatgatgatgatgatgatgtgggATACATGAGACAACCTATTGAGGATGAGACTTGGTTTTTAGCTCATGAAGTTGATTATCCAAGTGATAATGAAAAAGGAACTGGACATGGGAGTATTCCTGATACTCAAGAAAGGGTTTTAACCAAAGTGGAGGATGATCAAGTTTTTGCTGAGGAAGATTTATATATTTCTTGTGAGCAATATATCCATTCAAAAACTATGGAGCCTATTTCTGCATCTGATGATCCTATTGGGCTGTCTGTTACCGAAGTTTATGGGaaagatgatgataatgatatagTAGCACATTATGATGGTCAATTGATTGACGAGGAAGAACTGAACCTGATGCGCTCTGAACCTGTATGGCAAGGATTTGTGACAAATTCAGATGATCTTATCATGTTGGCTGATGGCAAGGGTATGAATGAAGGTGGAAGGCCTGTGCTAGATGATGGATCCATTGACGATGACCAGCATGGTACTGTCAGATCAATTGGTGTTGGAATCAACAGTGATGCTGCAGATGTTGGTAGTGAAAGACGTGATAGTTTGATTGGTGGAAGTAGTGAAGGGGACTTTGAGTATTTTTGTGATCATGAGATTGGTTTAGGTGGATCTAAACATCTTCAAAAAAGAACAGCCAAGGATAGGAAGAAAGAGTTCAGACATGATACTGAGCAATGTTCATTGGAAATCGATAAAGATACATACTTACAGCTCAGAAATCATTCTGATGTTGGATTTTCCTTTGTTCCTCCTGTGAGAGGTGAGCCTGCAGGCTCTAGTAAGCCTTTGTGGTCCAGCAACAACAACAGTGTTGGTGATGAACATAATGATAGTTTAGGAAATGATGACATGCTTGCATTGTGGAGACAGAGAAGTAGCACTTCTTCACCTAACAGAAGTCCTGGAGATGAAAATGATGCTCCTATTGTTAGGTCAGCGGAATCAACTCCTTCTACTCTCTCCGATTATGCTGATGCCGAAAAGGAGCATGTgaaaagagaagatgatgaAAACATGACATGTTTGAGAGAAGATGATGTTGGAGCATCTATGGAGGATGAAGAAGCAGCTGCTGTACAGGAACAAGTGCGGCAAATAAAGGCCCAAGAAGAGGAATTCGAGACTTTCAATTTGAAAATAGTGCATAGAAAGAACAGGTAAAtacatttatcatttattcattgtCTTTTATAAATATGGTTGCTGCATATAGGGTATGTATCCTATTTAAGACaattgttttcttttcaagCATGCAATGCTTCATGCTTGTGTATCCTATTTTGAGTAAATATTTCCTCATTGAAGCCTTAAAATGCTGTATATTGATTCATTTTTATAgtaaatgttttttaattaaacaaaaaattgtcttatacttcctccatttctcttttatttttttgcaacTCATCTTCATGACATACAATTTGAGGATGAGAATAGATAGTTTAAATGAACATAGTAGCTAAAAAACTTAAATCACTAATTAGAGGAAATGTTAGGTATTATGgtttaattttttctataatcTTTCTCAAATTGCGCCTAAATGATGAGTTGCATTTAGaaagaaatgaagaaaatattttgttatgaaATGTTTTGGCGATAAGAACTTTTTTCCTTCAAACCCTTTCCTTGAGTCTAACATGAATGTGGTTAACCTGGAAACAACCCGACCCAAAAATGATCGTACCCGAAAATAAAATGGTTGTAAATGACACCAACCGAAATTTGCTCGCCCGTCTGTGTGCCTATTTTGATAGGTTTAGACTTGTAAAACTTTTAAGTGATGATGTGTTAAATGTATTGATTTTTTGAGATGATCCTATGCAATTAAAACTTTTGCGTTGTAACTTGTTGTGTGTAGCCTTCTATGTAACAACCTTGAAAATATTTGTGTTTAAACTTGCTTAGGTGTCTACATGTTTACTCGTTTCTTGGTTTTCACTGATACTTGGCCCTTACATTTATGTGCTCTGCGGTGGGTGGGAACATTGTGTAATTGCTTATACATGCATATTCTTTTATAGATCTATCCATCGAAAAAACGCGGTCGCTTAAGCTGCCGTGGTGTCGTGGAAAACATCTATGACGGAAGACCACTGTTTGAGTATTTGAAAAAACAAATCACCTAGAAGAGTTTTGAGTTTACAATTGCATCTTTGTTGAACTTTTATAATGCAAGAATATGTATATTGCTATAATTATTGCACTATATGAGGTACTTCTAgtgaataattaattatttactataaataactataatttaagTCATTTAATAATTGAAGTTAATGGGTATTAATGAAATATTAATTGGGAAATGTTAGAACTTTTTCTACAATTTATTAagatgttaaaaaaatattttataatctcCTCTCATCAATTAACATAATGATGAAACATCAAACGTTATACATTACGTAATGGTTAACGCGACGTTTTGATTGAGAAAATTCGTGGATCGTTATTCATAACGAGATTTGACATCATGGCAATTCAAAAAACGTTACATAACACAATGAGTGAGTTTTTATTCCATGGatcaacaaagttttttttgccCCTTTTCGTAATAATATATGGAGGAATTTCGGGGTGAAAGAGGGACTTGTGCAAAGTGTGAGGTTATGACCATTAATGTGAGTGGTGGCCTCTCAAAAACTTTGTAGTTAGATAACTCTCCTATTGTTAAGAAGAGAAGAACTCTTGTGTTGACCTAAGGATTCATAGTTTTGTTCAAATTGCGAAAAGGTAGTTCGTCAAGGCCCAAGCTGATAATGAGAGTGAGACAGTAGCAGCGAAACCCTTCCTTTTCTGTTGAGGAGTTGAGGATTAGGTATTGAAATTGGATAcatgtttttcttgtttttccAAGTTTGAATCATTGAATGTTCATCTTGGAATGATGGACATGAGGCACTAAGATTTCTTTGTGAGATTTTATGTTGTGGGCATTAAGTTATACACGTTCCTTCCCATATCATATTCCAAATGGATATTTTATGGTTTtcaaagccaaaataaaaacattttcttGCTCATACTAAGTACTTTACAGCTTTACTTGGTATTGAAGTttaattatttagaattatCAGTGGAAGTTTGcttaatttaaagtttataaaGTGGATTTTATTATGAGATTGTGGGTAGAGAGGGTAAATACTTGTTGAACAACTACTGAAGTGAAACCAAAGTGTCTTGTAAGCTAAAGAAATGTTGACAGTGATGAGAGATGAGTAAAAGGTTTTATATCATCACAATCTATCTTACATGATCTTCTTTCAGTTTGTATACTTACATTTTGGCAGTACTTTGCTGTTATAGGAAATGAGATTGTAAATTTTCCTATCAATTTGAGAAACTGTATAACCTTTGTTGGtgaagtttaaattttatttctttaaatctTTGCATTGACTGAGAAGGTGCAAAAGCCTCTTACTGCTTGCATGGTCTAAAACCCACTTAATGTACAATGTTTCATGCTTTTGATATTGATTCCCCGTACTTTCCATTTTGTTCAGAACCGGCTTTGAAGAGGACAAAAATTTTCATGTAGTATTAAACTCGGTCATCGCTGGACGCTATCATGTTACTGAGTATCTTGGATCAGCTGCGTTCAGTAAAGCTATTCAAGCACATGATCTACATACTGGCATGGATGTTTGTGTTAAGATTATCAAGAACAACAAGGACTTCTTTGATCAGAGTCTTGATGAGATAAAGCTTCTCAAGTTTGTAAACAAACATGATCCTGCTGACAAGTATCATATTCTTCGGTTGTATGATTACTTTTACTACCGCGTAAGTTCTTATGGTACATACTACATACCTTGGATTTCCTTCTTTTCTGCTGTAACATGTTACTGTTCTTTTCTTGTTTATGCTTTGTTCCGTAGCTGAATATCCATGAGCCACAGCTATTATGTGCTTTATTATTAGTGGAAGTGACTTTTAGACATGTTCATTTATTTCTGGGCCAGTTGTTTTGCCTTTCATTTATTTCTGGGCCAGTTGTTTTGCCTCCTTCCATTTATATTTGGTACTTGCAAAAACTTCCAAGAAATGGTTTATCTTGGACCAGTGTTAATGCTGTTAAGTTGACCTAAAATGTATAATATATTCAGGGATGTTGCATTTATGAAGGATATGTATATTCAGTcgaatttataaaataaaatgcttTTGATTAAATACTCTAAAGACTGCCAGCTGTAAGCCCCAATTTGATGAATTTACTTGTTCATATTTCACACCTGTATTTGATTGAGCTAAATTATAGGTGTCCACATAATCTAATTGTTTGTTCCTTTTTTCTGTGGGCTGCATTTGTCGAATGTGAGCTGAATGAATGATGCCTTGTTGCAGGAACATTTGTTAATTGTTTGTGAACTTCTCAAGGCAAACTTGTACGAGTTCCACAAATTTAACAGAGAATCCGGTGGAGAGGTTTACTTTACTATGCCAAGATTGCAGGTGAAGAGAATGCTAGTTTCTAAGTTCTTTCCTTGTCAGAGACTTGATTTTccgtttaaagtttttttttcccTCATTTTTGCAGTCAATCACAATTCAAATTTTGGAGGCACTTCACTTTCTGCACAGCCTTGGGCTTATACACTGTGATTTGAAGCCTGAGAATATCCTAGTTAAAAGCTACAGCAGATGTGAAGTGAAAGTAATTGATCTCGGAAGCAGTTGCTTTGAAACAGATCATTTATGTTCATATGTTCAATCGAGGTCATACCGAGCACCAGAGGTTATTTTGGGCTTGCCATATGATAAAAAGATAGATATCTGGTCTCTTGGATGCATCTTGGCAGAGCTCTGTACAGGCAATGTAAGTTCATTGGGTCTGAGATTTTTTGTGTTCCCCTTCGTGTGTAAGAATATGGGTCTAATATGGTTGAATTAATAAGTTTTGTAACTATtagcattggggtaatggaatgttttCTTTGACTTGAGTTTGCTGAATTTAACTTATCTAAACTTATAATCCCTTCGCCCCTTTGAATTTaccaactaaaatttaataaaacatacTTATATCTTTGTGTCAAATTCAAAGGAAGACAAGAAGTATTTAGTTTACAATGTGAGAAATTAGGTTGTGGCAGTGAAGTTAACTTATCTGaacttatttttgttaaaaaagtgttttagtaagttgaaaaATAACAGGCTCTTTATTTGTTTCTTCTTGATAGCCTAAGTACCTTCTTCCTAATGTGATCTGTTAATATGATCTCCATCTTCTTAATGTCTGTTGTGAAGGGACTTCTTTAATGTAGTAGGCAAGTTTGAATCCAATTACTTAGGGACAAAAATAAGAAACTTCTTTTGCAAATGATACCTTCAATTTTGGTGTAgtgaaaaaaatgtaaaacatCGAATAAAATTCCATAGTCCTGCTTACTTTTAGGACTAGTGGTCAAGTTTGGATCTACTTATACTACAATCGTCATTTGGAGGGATTCTTCTACTGAGATTTCAAGTAGATTGTCGCCCAAATGTTTTTTATGAAGTATATAGTTTTTTTGGTCTCACTTGCTTGATAACCTTCATACATGTCTAGTGAGATTTGCTCTATTACCAATTTACCTTGATGTATGGTATGCTTTAATGTTTGAAGATgctaattaaatttgatttggcTTGAATCTTTTTATGATATTGTAGAAGTGAGATTTGGTCCTTTAGAAATCTTGATTGAATTGATTTTGTAGCTATGACTAACCAGTTTCGTAATTTAGGTACTATTCCAAAACGATTCACCGGCGACATTACTTGCTCGAGTCATTGGAATCATTGGCCCGATTGACCAAGAGATGCTTGCAAAGGGAAGAGATACATACAAGTATTTTACCAAGAATCACATGCTTTATGAACGGAACCAGGTAAAGGATTGCATTGACATCCTTTTTCCCCATTATTTTGGTATTTGGTGGAGAGCCGGTGGGTATCACATTGAATATATGGATATTTAAGGAATGAAAACACAATGATGCATCAACGCAAAACTAaatggagttttttttttctatatggTGGTCCACGTTACATAGCATGGAACTTCTAATTTGTTCCTTTATATAGCATTTAATTCAGAATCTCTATGGACACCTCACACAAAAATCCTTATAATGAGACCCAGAGTTAAGTCTAAACCACCATTTCagaaaaacatataatattCCCTTTGCTCCTCTTAGTTGCTACGTTTTCCAATTTGCTATCTCTAGATGATTTTGCTTCGTTTCCCTATATGAGAATGTCCTCACCAATTTCTTTAGTCTCTTATCCATACTTTTCTTCTCTTTTAATACCATCCACACAATTCACATGTACCACGAATAAACTAAATACTTAATAGAGGAAAAATGCAAATGTTGCAATTTCTAGGGGATGGAGTAgtatatagttatatactaCTTATGGCTGCTACACTTGAATGGTAACTCCTATTCATCAATCGATATTAGTTTACCTATTATTCGCTACGTATATCAGTTAAACATAGTAAGTGGGATcttaattcatttcaatgcatatttttataataggaaaaattgttTCTAAAAAGCTAACCTTTTGGCCATCTGCAAATAAAGGGTCAACGTTtcatttattcaataaaaatacaACCTTTGGCTTATTTTTGCAAATAAAGAGATTTCAGATAAAGCAAACCTACAATGACCGGTTAactctataaattaaaaaaaaaaagaaattaatttctTAACCTAATAAATTTTTCATCTTCCCTATAATCTTCATTCAATCTCTTTCCCTACTCTCTCTCCAATCTCCCTATTCCTTGAAGCTCAAATGAGTAGATGTGGTTCTTCTCGTGGGCACAATGCAAACTTAGGTAATATTAAATGTTATCACAAATTGGAAGTTAAATTGAAAACCCTTCGTAAGGGACCAAACGCAGGAGAGAAATTCTATGCTTGCCCAAATTGGCCAGttggttaattaattatatttgtatttttagttGTTGTTCTTGCATTTTCAAGTGGTCCTTTATTAAGATCAGTTACAGAGAGTGCTAGAGTTGGATATTTATGAAGCACATACACATTCATTGTGCTCATCTGAATTACTGCATTATGTAACTCAACAACAACATTTTCCCCATCTATCTTCCTTAAGCAATCCTTTAGAGCGTAACCTAGAAGCAAGTAAAAAAGCCCTTGTATCCCTCTATCTCCATTGCACTTTTTAGCTAAACTCATCAAGTAATCCATGGACAAATCATATGGATCTACCTCCATTATTCTACCAAAACCTCCAACATAACTAATACCATCTTTGGCTTCCTTGAATTTACCCCCATACCAAATTCTAATAGACACATTTTCATTCATTATGttcacaattacaaacaaattctaatttctaatgTGTTTAACCAAATTCCACCATAAAAGAGTAAAACCTAATTTCTAAGCAAATTCCAACAATTACCAATAATGAGACATCAATTGCAAAAATTTAGAGTTAAAAACTTACTTGTGTTGTGATGTTTTTTTTCTGGAAATCAAATTTGCCCTAAAATTCGATTTGTTCTGCCATTGAAGAATGTGGGATGGTGCGAAAATTTTGGGTTGAAGCAGGAAGTTCAATTGTCGTGTATTTGCAAATGGAAGTTGAAGAAGGTGGtgaattttgaaataaagtAATGACATAGACAACTATAGATGGGTTGGTATATGAAATAAATGTTAAACCGGTTACCAGTAAAATATCTCTTTATTTGCAGAAATGAGACAAAGGTtgtatttttattgaataaatggAACGTTAACCCTTTATTTGCAGATGGTCAAAA
Proteins encoded in this region:
- the LOC130825230 gene encoding uncharacterized protein LOC130825230; amino-acid sequence: MENEVENGSSVNDIFDFLQKNGFSRAEAALRSELSNRPDNNGFQKLTIDGNERGKEVEEQNVDKIPVRNHESSSWSNSEVSKELIVKEIKCGTTSNGDKSKRNSTSKSIDRSFSFSKGSDDTVIDLCSLKYNQTNGSSDHSKSNSSMNPVPLDLQINCPSNFRVSESISSKGIVDLQSHNAVICPEKMLSSGFSSSGKVSGDANCETNKPSNIRDVDRRKQSDILNSKGSFADESRARNEEDSNSLSCQWNECSVKTVLSLSNMDVPMTSDSALVSGNKAGSRKSDMFDISAAVKEQVDEVGRSLYPAKLQGICDKKDFDYPSLPLFIETQKEEYPRLPPVKLKSEDKPMSVTWEERFDEEEPGLNFSTSDSAYYLGSYLDVPVGQEISSSGVKRMTGGNWLSVSRGIAEDSSDLVSGFATIGDGLSESIDYPNDYWDSDEYDDDDDVGYMRQPIEDETWFLAHEVDYPSDNEKGTGHGSIPDTQERVLTKVEDDQVFAEEDLYISCEQYIHSKTMEPISASDDPIGLSVTEVYGKDDDNDIVAHYDGQLIDEEELNLMRSEPVWQGFVTNSDDLIMLADGKGMNEGGRPVLDDGSIDDDQHGTVRSIGVGINSDAADVGSERRDSLIGGSSEGDFEYFCDHEIGLGGSKHLQKRTAKDRKKEFRHDTEQCSLEIDKDTYLQLRNHSDVGFSFVPPVRGEPAGSSKPLWSSNNNSVGDEHNDSLGNDDMLALWRQRSSTSSPNRSPGDENDAPIVRSAESTPSTLSDYADAEKEHVKREDDENMTCLREDDVGASMEDEEAAAVQEQVRQIKAQEEEFETFNLKIVHRKNRTGFEEDKNFHVVLNSVIAGRYHVTEYLGSAAFSKAIQAHDLHTGMDVCVKIIKNNKDFFDQSLDEIKLLKFVNKHDPADKYHILRLYDYFYYREHLLIVCELLKANLYEFHKFNRESGGEVYFTMPRLQSITIQILEALHFLHSLGLIHCDLKPENILVKSYSRCEVKVIDLGSSCFETDHLCSYVQSRSYRAPEVILGLPYDKKIDIWSLGCILAELCTGNVLFQNDSPATLLARVIGIIGPIDQEMLAKGRDTYKYFTKNHMLYERNQETSRLEYLIPKKTSLRHRLPMGDQGFIDFVAHLLEVNSRKRPSAAEALKHPWLSYPYEPISS